In Cydia pomonella isolate Wapato2018A chromosome 1, ilCydPomo1, whole genome shotgun sequence, one genomic interval encodes:
- the LOC133529418 gene encoding nuclear receptor subfamily 2 group E member 1 yields MIRGNFHCQIYKCSNEYVSPGRILYDVPCAVCRDHSSGKHYGVFACDGCAGFFKRSVRRDRRYACKARSPGACLVDKAHRNQCRACRLSKCLDAGMNKDAVQHERGPRNSTIRRQMALFLKDPAMPSPDITITPPALDLALPKHTMMPPAPLTLFHPYAYNRLLMPISHCSPKAPSPPPITPSLLTPSEPETICEAAARLLFMNVKWAKNVPAFTSLSLPDRLLLLEESWRDLFIIGAAQFLYPLDLKVLMNFKNTAVEKEVGEFEKVLAEVAKLRPDSNEFACLRAVALFRTVGEKDGQGFRRLQDLPAVAALQDHSQVVLNEYTLRTYPLDTSRASQLLQLLPSMRRVPSDAIVELFFRATIGDIPIERIISDMYRTGKDTV; encoded by the exons GGTAATTTCCACTGTCAAATCTATAAATGTAGTAACGAATACGTCTCTCCAGGTCGCATCCTCTATGACGTGCCCTGCGCTGTCTGCCGCGACCACTCCTCGGGCAAGCACTACGGCGTATTTGCATGCGATGGTTGTGCGGGCTTCTTCAAGCGTTCCGTGCGCCGCGACCGCCGTTATGCGTGCAAAGCTCGTAGCCCGGGCGCCTGTCTGGTCGACAAGGCGCATAGGAACCAATGCCGCGCGTGCAGGCTCTCCAAGTGTCTGGATGCCGGGATGAATAAAGATG CAGTCCAGCATGAGCGTGGACCCCGTAACTCCACCATCCGCCGACAAATGGCACTCTTCCTCAAAGACCCTGCCATGCCCTCACCAGACATCACCATAACGCCTCCAGCCCTGGACTTAGCATTACCGAAGCACACCATGATGCCGCCTGCGCCTTTGACTCTCTTTCACCCTTACGCGTACAACAGACTTTTGATGCCTATAAGCCACTGCTCTCCTAAAGCTCCGTCCCCACCGCCTATTACACCATCACTTCTAACGCCATCAGAACCTGAAACCATATGCGAAGCTGCCGCGCGACTCCTATTCATGAACGTAAAATGGGCAAAGAACGTTCCAGCGTTCACGTCTCTATCCTTACCCGATAGACTGCTTCTATTAGAGGAATCATGGCGAGATCTGTTCATCATAGGGGCGGCTCAGTTCCTATACCCTTTAGATTTAAAAGTGTTAATGAATTTCAAGAATACCGCTGTTGAAAAAGAAGTAGGGGAATTCGAGAAAGTGTTAGCTGAAGTGGCGAAGCTGCGACCGGATAGCAATGAGTTTGCGTGTCTGAGGGCCGTGGCTTTATTTAGGACAGTGGGTGAGAAGGACGGCCAGGGTTTTAGAAGACTACAGGACTTGCCTGCGGTTGCTGCGTTGCAGGATCATTCACAAGTTGTTCTCAATGAG TACACATTGAGGACATACCCGTTAGACACATCCCGAGCCAGCCAACTCCTTCAACTGCTGCCGAGCATGCGGCGGGTGCCTAGCGATGCCATCGTCGAGCTGTTCTTCAGAGCCACCATTGGAGACATTCCTATAGAGAGGATAATCAGCGACATGTATAGGACGGGAAAGGATACCGTGTAG